Proteins found in one Zea mays cultivar B73 chromosome 1, Zm-B73-REFERENCE-NAM-5.0, whole genome shotgun sequence genomic segment:
- the LOC100280497 gene encoding Protein RBL (The RefSeq protein has 1 substitution compared to this genomic sequence), whose protein sequence is MNVPVVDPYQGEFPETIEEYLHHGTMKCIAFNRKGTLLAAGCSNGSCIIWDFETRGLAKEFRDKDSTAPITSVSWSRYGHRLLASATDKSLTLWDVPTGEKIARITLQQTPLRASLQPGSPTPSICLACPLSSAPLLVDLNTGSTTVLPVSVSENGNPPAPNPRNKFADGTPPFTPTAATFDKHGALIYVGNSKGEILIIDSKSIQVHAIVPIPGGSVVKDIVLSRDGQYLLTNSNDRVIRVYRNILPVKGSREEIRNISSNSNEYGSHYDKLKANGTSCLILSCELLDAITKIQWKAPCFSGNGEWIVGASANKGEHRLQIWNQAGRLVKMLEGPKEALIDLAWHHVEPTIATVSVTGFVYIWAKEHVENWSAFAPDFVELEENEEYAEREDEFDLNPREEQAEKVVIDEDADVDIETSEKNTVFSDVEDSVDEISYLPAIPYPDSPDEQPEKCLGSSKLEDSNHSGSPSSMDAVQNGQAIPPASSPMEVDNSTAEDPEEGPNSKRKRRLSVKGLELQQSEKGKKGSTKNKSLGKSTKSSAKKMESANGNSSAFDDEATEDDEINIDS, encoded by the exons ATGAACGTCCCTGTAGTCG ATCCATATCAGGGGGAATTTCCTGAGACAATCGAAGAGTACTTGCATCACGGTACTATGAAATGTATCGCGTTTAACCGCAAAGGAACACTTCTTGCTG CTGGATGCTCAAATGGTAGCTGTATTATATGGGACTTTGAAACAAGGGGGCTTGCAAAAGAATTTCGTGATAAAGATAGCACCGCACCTATAACAAGTGTGTCCTGGTCCAGGTATGGCCACCGTTTGCTTGCCTCTGCTACTGACAAGTCATTGACACTTTGGGATGTGCCAACTGGGGAAAAAATTGCACGTATTACTCTTCAGCAGACTCCATTACGTGCCAGCCTTCAACCTGGTTCTCCAACTCCATCTATTTGTTTGGCATGCCCTCTATCTTCTGCACCTCTTCTTGTTGATTTGAATACTGGAAGTACTACAGTTCTCCCTGTTTCTGTATCTGAGAATGGTAACCCCCCTGCACCTAACCCCCGCAATAAATTTGCGGATGGTACCCCACCTTTCACGCCAACAGCTGCAACATTTGATAAGCATGGGGCCCTGATATATGTGGGCAACTCCAAGGGAGAAATTTTAATCATAGATTCAAAAAGCATCCAGGTACATGCAATAGTTCCCATCCCTGGTGGAAGTGTTGTTAAGGATATTGTTTTAAGCCGGGATGGTCAATATCTGCTGACAAATTCTAATGATCGGGTCATTAGAGTCTACCGAAACATTCTACCTGTTAAAGGTTCTAGAGAGGAGATCAGAAACATAAGCAGCAACAGTAATGAATATGGAAGTCACTACGATAAATTAAAAGCAAATGGTACAAGCTGCCTTATTCTTTCCTGTGAACTTTTGGATGCCATCACAAAGATACAGTGGAAGGCACCATGTTTCAGTGGTAATGGTGAGTGGATAGTTGGTGCTTCTGCAAACAAAGGAGAGCACAGGTTGCAGATATGGAACCAAGCAGGGCGCCTTGTAAAGATGCTTGAAGGTCCAAAAGAAGCTCTCATTGATCTTGCCTGGCATCCTGTTGAGCCTACAATTGCTACAGTATCTGTGACAGGCTTCGTATACATTTGGGCCAAGGAGCATGTAGAGAATTGGAGCGCTTTTGCTCCTGATTTCGTAGAGTTAGAAGAAAATGAAGAGTACGCCGAACGAGAGGATGAGTTTGACTTGAATCCACGTGAAGAACAG GCTGAGAAAGTAGTGATAGATGAGGATGCTGATGTTGATATCGAGACATCTGAGAAGAATACAGTGTTCAGTGATGTGGAGGATTCTGTGGATGAGATCTCCTACTTACCAGCAATTCCTTACCCAGATTCTCCTGATGAGCAGCCAGAGAAATGCCTTGGAAGTTCAAAGTTGGAGGATAGCAACCATTCTGGTTCCCCATCCTCAATGGATGCTGTACAGAATGGACAAGCCATTCCTCCAGCATCAAGCCCAATGGAAG TTGACAACTCTACTGCTGAAGACCCAGAAGAAGGGCCAAACTCAAAGCGGAAGCGGCGGCTGTCAGTGAAGGGGCTTGAGTTGCAGCAGTCCGAGAAAGGCAAAAAGGGATCAACAAAGAACAAGTCCCTCGGGAAGTCCACAAAATCCAGCGCCAAGAAGATGGAATCTGCCAATGGTAACAGCTCTGCCTTCGATGATGAAGCCACTGAGGATGATGAGATTAACATTGATAGCTAG
- the LOC100280497 gene encoding protein RBL isoform X1 translates to MSSSSTLALSDGCSNMLWSPQADPKLDPYQGEFPETIEEYLHHGTMKCIAFNRKGTLLAAGCSNGSCIIWDFETRGLAKEFRDKDSTAPITSVSWSRYGHRLLASATDKSLTLWDVPTGEKIARITLQQTPLRASLQPGSPTPSICLACPLSSAPLLVDLNTGSTTVLPVSVSENGNPPAPNPRNKFADGTPPFTPTAATFDKHGALIYVGNSKGEILIIDSKSIQVHAIVPIPGGSVVKDIVLSRDGQYLLTNSNDRVIRVYRNILPVKGSREEIRNISSNSNEYGSHYDKLKANGTSCLILSCELLDAITKIQWKAPCFSGNGEWIVGASANKGEHRLQIWNQAGRLVKMLEGPKEALIDLAWHPVEPTIATVSVTGFVYIWAKEHVENWSAFAPDFVELEENEEYAEREDEFDLNPREEQAEKVVIDEDADVDIETSEKNTVFSDVEDSVDEISYLPAIPYPDSPDEQPEKCLGSSKLEDSNHSGSPSSMDAVQNGQAIPPASSPMEVDNSTAEDPEEGPNSKRKRRLSVKGLELQQSEKGKKGSTKNKSLGKSTKSSAKKMESANGNSSAFDDEATEDDEINIDS, encoded by the exons ATGAGTTCTTCCTCCACCCTGGCTCTCTCCGATGGATGCTCCAACATGCTATGGTCACCTCAAGCTGACCCTAAACTAG ATCCATATCAGGGGGAATTTCCTGAGACAATCGAAGAGTACTTGCATCACGGTACTATGAAATGTATCGCGTTTAACCGCAAAGGAACACTTCTTGCTG CTGGATGCTCAAATGGTAGCTGTATTATATGGGACTTTGAAACAAGGGGGCTTGCAAAAGAATTTCGTGATAAAGATAGCACCGCACCTATAACAAGTGTGTCCTGGTCCAGGTATGGCCACCGTTTGCTTGCCTCTGCTACTGACAAGTCATTGACACTTTGGGATGTGCCAACTGGGGAAAAAATTGCACGTATTACTCTTCAGCAGACTCCATTACGTGCCAGCCTTCAACCTGGTTCTCCAACTCCATCTATTTGTTTGGCATGCCCTCTATCTTCTGCACCTCTTCTTGTTGATTTGAATACTGGAAGTACTACAGTTCTCCCTGTTTCTGTATCTGAGAATGGTAACCCCCCTGCACCTAACCCCCGCAATAAATTTGCGGATGGTACCCCACCTTTCACGCCAACAGCTGCAACATTTGATAAGCATGGGGCCCTGATATATGTGGGCAACTCCAAGGGAGAAATTTTAATCATAGATTCAAAAAGCATCCAGGTACATGCAATAGTTCCCATCCCTGGTGGAAGTGTTGTTAAGGATATTGTTTTAAGCCGGGATGGTCAATATCTGCTGACAAATTCTAATGATCGGGTCATTAGAGTCTACCGAAACATTCTACCTGTTAAAGGTTCTAGAGAGGAGATCAGAAACATAAGCAGCAACAGTAATGAATATGGAAGTCACTACGATAAATTAAAAGCAAATGGTACAAGCTGCCTTATTCTTTCCTGTGAACTTTTGGATGCCATCACAAAGATACAGTGGAAGGCACCATGTTTCAGTGGTAATGGTGAGTGGATAGTTGGTGCTTCTGCAAACAAAGGAGAGCACAGGTTGCAGATATGGAACCAAGCAGGGCGCCTTGTAAAGATGCTTGAAGGTCCAAAAGAAGCTCTCATTGATCTTGCCTGGCATCCTGTTGAGCCTACAATTGCTACAGTATCTGTGACAGGCTTCGTATACATTTGGGCCAAGGAGCATGTAGAGAATTGGAGCGCTTTTGCTCCTGATTTCGTAGAGTTAGAAGAAAATGAAGAGTACGCCGAACGAGAGGATGAGTTTGACTTGAATCCACGTGAAGAACAG GCTGAGAAAGTAGTGATAGATGAGGATGCTGATGTTGATATCGAGACATCTGAGAAGAATACAGTGTTCAGTGATGTGGAGGATTCTGTGGATGAGATCTCCTACTTACCAGCAATTCCTTACCCAGATTCTCCTGATGAGCAGCCAGAGAAATGCCTTGGAAGTTCAAAGTTGGAGGATAGCAACCATTCTGGTTCCCCATCCTCAATGGATGCTGTACAGAATGGACAAGCCATTCCTCCAGCATCAAGCCCAATGGAAG TTGACAACTCTACTGCTGAAGACCCAGAAGAAGGGCCAAACTCAAAGCGGAAGCGGCGGCTGTCAGTGAAGGGGCTTGAGTTGCAGCAGTCCGAGAAAGGCAAAAAGGGATCAACAAAGAACAAGTCCCTCGGGAAGTCCACAAAATCCAGCGCCAAGAAGATGGAATCTGCCAATGGTAACAGCTCTGCCTTCGATGATGAAGCCACTGAGGATGATGAGATTAACATTGATAGCTAG
- the LOC103644478 gene encoding uncharacterized protein, producing MELNTRSSKGKAKTMAKILEEEEEEEEAEDDDDFFSSSGCGCFLCAIKEPDARLRRASLSAFFRELPYCEDDGGSNGQSCAAAVGAVWRAAMSAPDDPELPSLGAIRCMSLLLARALADAAWLRRGDNVYVPYYAAHVIGSYTIRSSAHAELAVAAGAVRPLLALLGGAMTWVEQRAAARALGHLASYESTFPAVARHAAEAVQLAVRSASTCIRDVYANFVALAPSRRPKYQRDLMTCGLGGGADAEDRKAEEWASQLQCWSLYLLSCLASRDLSSHAMICQDSLFLNELSRMWGGLANGDSPAGVGLLRLLCRSPVGRAAIAACRDALSSLCDLARSSDDWQYMAVDCLLLLLDDRAAWHAVADATAPWLSDLVDLRHLGPRRRLGDAIATALLLDDVHVVSDRKLGGEAKRAIASVRELKGERKEREEAMPRDELLKREILAKEKKRQGNDSFLQGDVDKATDHYSEALELCPLSRRRERLVLHSNRAQCRLARREADAAVSDATRALALARPANAHARSLWRRAQAYDMKGMARESLLDCLAFAGAWLDGRRHPRRAARGANPKLPYCVARMISKQMSVTGLFAGVTMKDNKVGSDDCMPWCSENDRDNEDGEDDPDDDDESEEEIADNAGLKMCTSGRELPIITGDAWTRLSRRT from the exons ATGGAGCTGAACACTAGAAGCAGCAAGGGCAAGGCCAAAACCATGGCCAAGAtcctggaggaggaggaggaggaagaggaagCGGAAGATGACGACGACTTCTTCAGCTCAAGCGGCTGCGGGTGCTTCCTTTGCGCCATCAAAGAGCCGGACGCCCGGCTCCGTCGAGCCAGTCTCTCCGCCTTCTTCAGGGAACTACCGTACTGTGAGGATGACGGCGGCAGTAATGGCCAATCATGTGCCGCGGCGGTTGGCGCGGTGTGGCGGGCGGCCATGTCCGCGCCAGATGACCCCGAACTCCCCTCGCTCGGCGCGATCCGGTGCATGTCCCTTCTcctcgcccgcgcgctcgccgACGCGGCGTGGCTCCGTCGCGGCGACAACGTGTACGTGCCGTACTACGCCGCCCATGTCATCGGCTCGTACACCATCCGCTCCTCCGCGCACGCCGAGCTGGCCGTCGCGGCTGGGGCCGTGCGCCCGCTGCTGGCTCTACTCGGCGGCGCCATGACGTGGGTCGAGCAGCGCGCGGCCGCGCGAGCCCTGGGCCATCTCGCCAGCTACGAGTCCACGTTCCCGGCCGTCGCGCGTCACGCCGCTGAGGCGGTGCAGCTCGCCGTGCGTTCCGCGTCCACTTGCATCCGCGACGTCTATGCCAACTTTGTCGCGCTGGCACCGAGCAGGAGGCCAAAGTACCAGAGGGACCTCATGACGTgcgggctcggcggcggcgccgaCGCCGAGGACAGGAAGGCGGAGGAGTGGGCGAGCCAGCTCCAGTGCTGGTCGCTCTACCTACTGAGCTGCCTCGCGTCCAGGGACCTGTCATCTCATGCCATGATATGCCAAGACTCCTTGTTCTTGAACGAGCTGTCCCGGATGTGGGGTGGACTGGCGAACGGCGACTCGCCCGCCGGCGTCGGGCTGCTGCGCCTTCTCTGTAGGAGCCCAGTCGGCCGCGCCGCCATCGCGGCGTGCCGTGATGCACTCTCCAGTCTCTGTGACCTCGCGCGTTCGTCCGATGACTGGCAGTACATGGCCGTGGATTGCTTGCTCCTCCTCCTCGACGACCGCGCCGCATGGCACGCAGTTGCTGATGCCACAGCGCCGTGGCTCTCTGACTTGGTCGATCTCCGGCATCTCGGTCCAAGGCGACGACTCGGCGATGCCATTGCAACTGCACTTCTCCTTGATGACGTCCATGTCGTCAGTGACCGTAAACTAGGTGGGGAGGCAAAAAGGGCGATCGCCAGCGTGAGAGAGCTGAAGGGTGAGAGGAAGGAGAGAGAGGAAGCAATGCCTAGGGATGAGTTGCTGAAGAGAGAAATcttagccaaggagaagaagaggcAAGGCAACGACAGCTTCTTGCAAGGCGACGTGGACAAGGCCACTGATCATTATTCCGAAGCTTTGGAGCTGTGCCCCCTGAGCAGGAGGAGGGAGCGGCTGGTGCTGCACAGCAACCGCGCGCAGTGCCGGCTCGCCCGGCGCGAGGCTGACGCGGCGGTGAGCGACGCGACACGCGCGCTGGCGCTGGCGCGGCCGGCGAACGCGCATGCCAGGAGCCTGTGGCGCCGCGCGCAGGCGTACGACATGAAGGGCATGGCCAGGGAGAGCCTCCTGGACTGTCTGGCCTTCGCCGGAGCATGGCTCGACGGCCGGAGGCACCCTCGGCGGGCGGCGCGCGGTGCGAACCCCAAGCTGCCGTACTGCGTCGCTCGGATGATCAGCAAGCAGATGAGCGTGACGGGTCTGTTCGCCGGCGTGACGATGAAGGACAACAAGGTTGGGAGTGATGATTGCATGCCATGGTGCAGCGAAAACGACAGGGACAATGAGGACGGCGAAGATGATCCGGATGATGACGATGAAAGCGAGGAGGAAATTGCTGATAATGCTGGTTTGAAGATGTGCACGTCAG GAAGAGAGCTGCCAATCATCACGGGAGATGCTTGGACGAGGTTGTCCCGGAGGACGTAA